One Haloterrigena salifodinae DNA window includes the following coding sequences:
- the surE gene encoding 5'/3'-nucleotidase SurE, which produces MDPHDAPHVLLTNDDGIDAPGIRALYDALTEVATVTVIAPDRNQSAVGRSLSYGRTGSESDDRSIDLEADGFTSPVPHADHELGYAVDGTPCDCAIVGVNALEPRPDLVVSGCNSGANLGAYVFSRSGTVSAAMEAAFLGTPSIAVSMDTLGMESELEPTDFAHTGEIAAALVEGVPGTGLFDRVDYLNVNVPRPDVESEGFELTRPTEVYEMDAALENGEFQLTNRLWQQMANRDIPDPEDTDRHALLEGQLSVSPMRVPYDVVKTDAVAKILEDIL; this is translated from the coding sequence ATGGATCCCCACGACGCGCCCCACGTCCTCCTGACGAACGACGACGGGATCGACGCGCCCGGCATCCGGGCGCTGTACGACGCCCTGACCGAGGTCGCGACGGTGACCGTTATCGCGCCCGACCGCAACCAGAGCGCCGTCGGTCGGTCGCTCTCCTACGGGCGGACCGGTTCCGAGAGCGACGACCGCTCGATCGACCTCGAGGCCGACGGCTTCACCTCGCCAGTCCCCCACGCCGACCACGAACTCGGCTATGCCGTCGATGGGACGCCCTGCGACTGCGCCATCGTCGGCGTCAACGCCCTCGAGCCCCGACCCGACCTCGTCGTCTCCGGCTGCAACTCCGGGGCGAACCTCGGCGCCTACGTCTTCTCGCGGTCGGGGACCGTCAGCGCCGCCATGGAGGCCGCCTTCCTCGGGACGCCCTCGATCGCCGTCTCGATGGACACGCTGGGCATGGAGTCGGAACTCGAGCCCACGGACTTCGCCCACACCGGCGAAATCGCCGCCGCGCTCGTCGAAGGAGTACCTGGAACCGGTCTGTTCGACCGCGTCGACTACCTGAACGTCAACGTCCCGCGACCAGACGTCGAGAGCGAGGGGTTCGAACTCACCCGGCCGACGGAGGTGTACGAGATGGACGCGGCCCTCGAGAACGGGGAGTTCCAGCTCACGAATCGGCTCTGGCAGCAGATGGCCAACCGCGACATTCCCGATCCCGAGGACACGGACCGCCACGCGCTGCTCGAGGGGCAGCTCTCGGTCTCGCCGATGCGTGTCCCCTATGACGTCGTGAAAACGGACGCGGTGGCGAAGATTCTCGAGGACATTCTGTAG
- a CDS encoding GMP synthase subunit A, whose protein sequence is MTKIVVVDNHGQFTHLERRALRDLGVDTELIDNETPPEDVDADGVVLSGGPDMDRIGRSADYLEAGVPVLGICLGMQLIAEELNGRVGGGEYGGYADVNVEIVDDDDPLTGSLHPETRVWASHADEVKELPDGFELTAKSDVCGVEAMSDTDRDLYGVQWHPEVAHTEEGDEIFENFLEICESR, encoded by the coding sequence ATGACGAAGATCGTCGTGGTGGACAACCACGGACAGTTCACCCACTTAGAGCGCCGGGCCCTTCGCGACCTCGGCGTCGATACGGAGTTAATCGACAACGAGACACCGCCCGAAGACGTCGACGCCGACGGCGTTGTCCTCTCCGGCGGCCCCGACATGGACCGGATCGGCCGTTCCGCCGACTACCTCGAGGCGGGCGTACCGGTACTCGGTATCTGCCTGGGGATGCAACTGATCGCCGAGGAGCTCAACGGCCGCGTCGGTGGCGGCGAGTACGGCGGGTACGCCGACGTGAACGTCGAGATCGTCGATGACGACGACCCGCTGACCGGGTCGCTCCATCCGGAAACCCGCGTCTGGGCAAGCCACGCCGACGAGGTCAAGGAACTGCCCGACGGATTCGAACTCACCGCCAAGAGCGACGTCTGCGGCGTCGAGGCGATGAGCGACACCGACCGCGACCTCTACGGCGTCCAGTGGCACCCGGAGGTCGCCCACACTGAGGAAGGCGACGAAATCTTCGAGAACTTCCTCGAGATCTGCGAGTCTCGGTAG
- a CDS encoding prefoldin subunit beta, whose product MQGNLPPEAQEKIEQLQDLQETAQQVAVQKQEAESNLTEAENALEELDEIDAETPMYRKVGELLVETEYDEAEEDLDEKVDSLEIRLETLEKQEERVQDQFEELQDELEELLGGAGGGMGGPAGPGGPGAGGA is encoded by the coding sequence ATGCAGGGTAATCTGCCGCCGGAAGCACAAGAGAAAATCGAACAGCTTCAGGACCTTCAGGAGACCGCACAGCAGGTCGCCGTCCAGAAGCAGGAAGCCGAATCGAACCTTACCGAAGCCGAGAACGCCCTCGAGGAGCTCGACGAGATTGACGCCGAGACGCCGATGTACCGCAAGGTCGGCGAACTGCTCGTCGAGACCGAGTACGACGAGGCCGAGGAGGACCTCGACGAGAAGGTCGACTCCCTCGAGATCCGACTCGAGACCCTCGAGAAGCAGGAAGAGCGCGTCCAGGATCAGTTCGAGGAGCTCCAGGACGAGCTCGAGGAACTGCTCGGCGGCGCCGGCGGCGGCATGGGCGGCCCGGCCGGCCCGGGCGGCCCGGGCGCAGGCGGCGCATAA
- a CDS encoding DUF7556 family protein — translation MTLEAGSVGSESATDGDVVAAIDEIDGQPHLVIADIGRDDVWLSMTEENAASLDEWR, via the coding sequence ATGACACTCGAGGCCGGATCGGTCGGAAGTGAGTCGGCGACCGACGGCGATGTCGTCGCCGCGATCGACGAGATCGACGGTCAGCCGCACCTCGTGATCGCCGATATCGGACGGGACGACGTCTGGCTCTCGATGACCGAGGAGAACGCCGCCTCGCTGGACGAGTGGCGATAG
- the truD gene encoding tRNA pseudouridine(13) synthase TruD, producing the protein MRPAHPTEQAVGMEHYLTDTDGVGGRLRADDDHFRVRERERFDTEPVDAPTDAYPYLVVRATLSGWDTNDFAGRLSDALGVSRERVNWAGTKDKYAVTTQLFSIYGANPEDLPDVRGADIEVVGRAGRSLEFGDLAGNEFELVVSDPDDPQRATGITDELHAFGGLENGADETDDDAADDETTVSIGVPNFFGQQRFGSRRPVTHEVGLEIVRGDWAGAVMAYLGNPTDAEPESTQEARAFVEETRDWQEALERFPNRLRYERSLCHGLAEVDDDPEPEDYRATLERLPSNLQRLFVHAAQSYAFNLMLSERLERGLPFDEPVAGDVACFADTDAPAGLELPDTDRLQRVTDRRVRSVRRHCERGRAFVTAPLVGTETDLADGEQGEIERAVLDELDLEPADFDLPGEFYSSGTRRAILVRTTLELETEPLTLSFGLPKGSYATVLLREYLKVDPVDLG; encoded by the coding sequence ATGCGCCCGGCACATCCAACGGAGCAGGCCGTCGGCATGGAGCACTACCTCACCGATACCGACGGCGTCGGCGGCCGCCTGCGAGCGGACGACGACCACTTCCGCGTGCGCGAACGCGAGCGGTTCGACACCGAACCCGTCGATGCGCCGACGGACGCCTACCCCTACCTCGTCGTTCGCGCGACGCTGTCGGGCTGGGACACCAACGACTTCGCCGGCCGGCTCTCGGACGCGCTCGGCGTCTCCCGCGAGCGGGTCAACTGGGCCGGGACGAAGGACAAGTACGCGGTCACCACGCAGCTGTTCTCGATCTACGGCGCCAACCCCGAGGACCTCCCCGACGTCCGCGGCGCCGACATCGAGGTCGTCGGCCGCGCGGGCCGGTCGCTCGAGTTCGGCGACCTCGCGGGCAACGAGTTCGAACTGGTCGTCAGCGACCCCGACGACCCCCAGCGCGCGACCGGGATCACGGACGAATTACACGCCTTCGGCGGTCTCGAGAACGGGGCCGACGAGACGGATGACGACGCGGCCGACGACGAGACGACCGTCTCGATCGGCGTCCCCAACTTCTTCGGCCAGCAGCGCTTTGGCAGCCGCCGCCCGGTCACCCACGAGGTCGGCCTCGAGATCGTCCGCGGCGACTGGGCCGGCGCGGTGATGGCCTACCTCGGGAACCCCACCGACGCAGAGCCCGAGTCCACGCAGGAGGCCCGCGCGTTCGTCGAGGAGACCCGCGACTGGCAGGAAGCCCTCGAGCGCTTTCCCAATCGCCTGCGCTACGAGCGGTCGCTCTGTCATGGGCTCGCCGAGGTCGACGACGATCCCGAACCCGAGGACTACCGCGCGACCCTCGAGCGCCTGCCGTCGAATCTCCAGCGACTGTTCGTCCACGCCGCCCAGTCGTACGCGTTCAACCTGATGCTCTCCGAGCGCCTCGAGCGCGGGCTGCCGTTCGACGAACCCGTCGCGGGAGACGTGGCCTGCTTCGCCGACACCGACGCGCCAGCGGGGCTCGAACTGCCTGACACCGACCGCCTCCAGCGGGTCACCGACCGTCGCGTGCGCTCGGTCCGGCGCCACTGCGAGCGCGGCCGGGCGTTCGTCACGGCACCGCTCGTGGGCACCGAGACGGATCTGGCCGACGGCGAGCAGGGCGAGATCGAACGCGCCGTCCTCGACGAACTGGACCTCGAGCCCGCCGACTTCGATCTGCCGGGCGAGTTTTACTCGAGCGGCACTCGGCGCGCGATTCTGGTTCGGACAACCCTCGAACTCGAGACCGAGCCGTTGACGCTCTCCTTCGGTCTGCCGAAGGGATCGTACGCGACGGTCCTCCTTCGGGAGTACCTGAAGGTCGATCCGGTCGACCTGGGATGA
- a CDS encoding DUF2243 domain-containing protein, which yields MATADSLRRRFLLAGGTIGFGFGAVVDTVIFHLTLQTHHLLSGYYDPYSLDGYRTNVMFDGLFLIATLAITCVGFGLLWRVVNGTDRRFSTTYLLGSVLVGAGVFNVYDGVVDHYVLDLHNVVHGTEAWNPHWVVVSVILLALGLGLLRVADGPVRPRNTDARHLE from the coding sequence ATGGCGACGGCTGACAGCCTGCGGCGGCGATTCCTGCTCGCGGGGGGAACGATCGGCTTCGGATTCGGCGCCGTCGTCGACACCGTGATCTTCCACCTCACGTTACAGACCCACCACCTGCTGTCGGGTTACTACGATCCCTACAGTCTCGACGGCTACCGGACGAACGTGATGTTCGACGGCCTGTTTCTGATCGCCACGCTCGCCATCACGTGCGTCGGCTTCGGACTGCTCTGGCGCGTGGTCAACGGCACGGACCGACGCTTCTCGACGACATATCTGCTCGGCTCGGTCCTCGTCGGTGCGGGCGTGTTCAACGTCTACGACGGGGTCGTCGACCACTACGTGCTCGACCTGCACAACGTCGTCCATGGGACCGAAGCGTGGAACCCCCACTGGGTCGTCGTCAGCGTCATCCTGCTCGCGCTCGGGCTGGGTCTCCTGCGAGTGGCCGACGGCCCCGTCCGGCCGAGAAACACCGACGCGCGCCACCTCGAGTGA
- the dcd gene encoding dCTP deaminase, producing the protein MILSDADILERLEAGDLVVDPLDDPELQIQPASIDLRLGQEFLEFQRTNIPCIHPNSEQEVDEYVTETIVEDGDDFILHPGDFVLGTTHERVEIPPDLIAHVEGRSSLGRLAVVVHATAGLCDPGYRGQITLELSNLGTAPVALTPGMRISQLTFTELKTEAERPYGSERGSKYQDQDGPQASRIQSDHEFGGDQLERK; encoded by the coding sequence ATGATCCTCTCCGACGCGGACATCCTCGAGCGACTCGAGGCCGGCGACCTCGTCGTCGACCCCCTCGACGACCCCGAGTTGCAGATCCAGCCCGCGAGCATCGACCTCCGACTCGGCCAGGAGTTCCTCGAGTTCCAGCGGACGAACATCCCCTGCATTCATCCGAATTCGGAACAGGAGGTCGACGAGTACGTCACCGAGACTATCGTCGAGGACGGCGACGACTTCATCCTGCATCCCGGCGACTTCGTGCTCGGAACCACTCACGAGCGCGTCGAGATCCCGCCGGACCTGATCGCCCACGTCGAGGGCCGGTCGTCCCTGGGTCGCCTCGCCGTGGTCGTCCACGCGACGGCGGGGCTGTGCGATCCCGGCTACCGCGGTCAGATCACCCTCGAGCTGTCGAACCTCGGCACCGCGCCCGTCGCGCTCACGCCCGGGATGCGGATCTCCCAGCTGACGTTCACCGAACTGAAGACCGAGGCGGAGCGACCGTACGGCAGCGAGCGCGGCTCGAAGTACCAGGACCAGGACGGCCCGCAGGCCTCCCGGATCCAGAGCGACCACGAGTTCGGCGGCGACCAACTCGAGCGTAAGTAG
- a CDS encoding DNA-directed RNA polymerase subunit P, whose protein sequence is MSYKCSRCKRDVQLDEYGGVRCPYCGHRVLLKERSRDVKEVGVQ, encoded by the coding sequence ATGAGTTACAAGTGCTCCCGCTGTAAACGTGACGTCCAGCTCGACGAGTACGGTGGCGTCCGCTGTCCCTACTGTGGCCACCGCGTGCTCCTGAAAGAACGCAGCCGGGACGTCAAGGAAGTCGGCGTCCAGTAA
- a CDS encoding KEOPS complex subunit Pcc1 produces MPSHDATLEFDYETPSRARLVAESVAREVGEIDDDRSQTTIDRDGSTVRIDIDAADVIALRAALNTWFTLVDVAEHAAEAGTAALEP; encoded by the coding sequence GTGCCTTCTCACGACGCGACTCTCGAGTTCGACTACGAGACGCCGTCTCGCGCACGGCTCGTCGCCGAGAGCGTCGCCCGCGAGGTCGGCGAGATCGACGACGACCGTTCGCAGACGACCATCGACCGCGACGGCTCGACCGTCCGCATCGATATCGACGCCGCAGACGTGATCGCCCTGCGGGCGGCGCTGAACACCTGGTTTACGCTGGTCGACGTCGCCGAACACGCGGCCGAGGCCGGCACGGCGGCCCTCGAGCCGTAA
- a CDS encoding DUF3194 domain-containing protein — protein sequence MSTGEPTDEEVVQTASDAAEGYVFSQYKQSAVRDLDVTVTFEDGVLEVDVYLNAPGGPDDPDPERVADDAALVARDAVDELFGE from the coding sequence ATGTCGACCGGCGAACCGACCGACGAGGAGGTCGTGCAGACGGCCTCCGACGCTGCGGAAGGCTACGTCTTCTCGCAGTACAAGCAATCGGCAGTGCGTGATCTCGACGTCACCGTCACCTTCGAGGACGGCGTCCTCGAGGTCGACGTCTATCTGAACGCGCCCGGAGGTCCGGACGATCCCGACCCCGAACGGGTCGCCGACGACGCCGCGCTCGTCGCGCGGGACGCCGTCGACGAACTGTTCGGCGAGTAA
- the pan1 gene encoding proteasome-activating nucleotidase Pan1, translating into MSDTVDDVDLPYDEDEASQQEKIQALEERLEVLESQNEEMRDKLLDANAENNKYQQKLERLTHENKKLKQSPLFVATVQETTDEGVIIKQHGNNQEALTEVTEEMREDLGPDDRVAVNNSLSIVKTLSNETDVRARVMEVTESPEVSYEDIGGLEEQMQEVRETVEMPLEKPEMFDDVGIEPPSGVLLYGPPGTGKTMLAKAVANETNATFIKMAGSELVHKFIGEGAKLVRDLFDVAREHEPAVIFIDEIDAIAAKRTESKTSGDAEVQRTMMQLLSEMDGFEERGEIRIIAATNRFDMLDRAILRPGRFDRLIEVPKPDAEGREIIFKIHTRGMNVADDVEFEALAEEVEEASGADIKAICTEAGMFAIRDDRTEIRMEDFHSAWDKVQADSSETEDVSKTFA; encoded by the coding sequence ATGAGCGACACTGTGGACGACGTCGACCTCCCATACGACGAGGACGAGGCGTCCCAACAGGAGAAGATCCAGGCGCTCGAGGAACGGCTGGAGGTCCTCGAGTCGCAAAACGAGGAGATGCGTGACAAGCTCCTCGATGCGAACGCCGAGAACAACAAGTACCAGCAGAAACTCGAGCGACTGACCCACGAGAACAAGAAACTCAAGCAGTCGCCGCTGTTCGTCGCCACCGTCCAGGAGACCACGGACGAGGGCGTCATTATCAAACAGCACGGGAACAACCAGGAGGCGCTGACGGAGGTCACCGAGGAGATGCGAGAGGACCTCGGACCCGACGACCGAGTTGCCGTCAACAACTCGCTGTCGATCGTCAAGACGCTCTCGAACGAGACCGACGTCCGCGCTCGCGTGATGGAAGTCACCGAGAGCCCCGAGGTCAGCTACGAGGATATCGGCGGCCTCGAGGAGCAGATGCAGGAGGTCCGCGAGACCGTCGAAATGCCCCTCGAAAAGCCCGAGATGTTCGACGACGTCGGGATCGAACCCCCGAGCGGCGTTCTGCTCTACGGCCCGCCGGGGACGGGCAAGACGATGCTCGCCAAGGCCGTCGCTAACGAGACCAACGCCACCTTCATCAAGATGGCCGGCTCCGAGCTGGTCCACAAATTCATCGGTGAGGGCGCAAAACTCGTCCGCGACCTCTTCGACGTCGCCCGCGAGCACGAGCCCGCGGTCATCTTTATCGACGAGATCGACGCTATCGCCGCCAAGCGGACCGAGTCCAAGACCTCCGGCGACGCCGAGGTCCAGCGGACCATGATGCAGCTCCTCTCGGAGATGGACGGCTTCGAAGAACGTGGCGAGATCCGTATCATCGCCGCCACCAACCGCTTCGACATGCTCGACCGCGCGATCCTCCGGCCCGGTCGGTTCGACCGACTCATCGAGGTCCCCAAGCCCGACGCCGAGGGGCGGGAGATCATCTTCAAGATCCACACCCGCGGCATGAACGTCGCCGACGACGTCGAGTTTGAAGCGCTGGCCGAGGAAGTCGAGGAGGCCTCCGGGGCCGACATCAAGGCCATCTGTACCGAGGCCGGCATGTTCGCCATCCGCGACGACCGCACGGAAATCCGCATGGAGGACTTCCACAGCGCCTGGGACAAGGTCCAAGCCGACTCGAGCGAAACCGAGGACGTCTCGAAGACCTTCGCCTAG
- a CDS encoding 50S ribosomal protein L37ae — MAKKGTVGSAGRFGARYGRVARRRVSEIEDDMQSAEVDGDDVTRVGTGIWKNEETGEVFTGGAYRPETPAGRTVKRSIRAALAEDDE; from the coding sequence ATGGCCAAGAAAGGAACTGTCGGTAGCGCGGGCCGATTCGGTGCACGCTACGGTCGCGTCGCCCGACGTCGCGTCAGCGAGATCGAAGACGATATGCAGAGCGCCGAGGTCGACGGCGACGACGTCACCCGCGTCGGCACCGGCATCTGGAAGAACGAGGAGACCGGCGAGGTCTTCACCGGCGGCGCCTACCGTCCGGAGACCCCCGCCGGCCGCACCGTCAAGCGCTCGATTCGCGCAGCGCTCGCCGAGGACGACGAGTAA
- a CDS encoding iron transporter, which produces MRRRTALSTGGALLAGLSAGCLETFRREDAWRELVVDPPEGVYVPPHADGMVTYGTATAGGREIALLATRPHSFWIVADADRNRADIRSRHDVHLMVTVRDTETGTFVPASVRTAIRTRNDGTDASDDTATVDERSLWPMLSQRMGPHYGDNVPLEGDGQYTATIRIGATTTDTIGGVADGLGAETSVEIDFAFETDAIDDIERRLIDEDEGRGEADALEPMDHAVGAENSDKRDRESAAILGRATSGDVEYAATLLDADRARTDRPALAVTARTAHNAYPLPFASLSAAVSRGGDRVASAHLEETIDAMLGHCYRTAVDPSLLDGGDGLAIDLETPPQVARHEGYETAFLEGDSVTMALDA; this is translated from the coding sequence ATGCGACGGCGCACGGCGCTCTCGACCGGCGGCGCTCTCCTCGCGGGGCTGTCCGCCGGCTGCCTCGAGACGTTTCGCCGGGAGGACGCCTGGCGCGAACTCGTCGTCGATCCGCCCGAGGGCGTCTACGTTCCGCCCCATGCCGATGGGATGGTGACCTACGGGACCGCGACCGCCGGCGGGCGCGAGATCGCCCTGCTGGCGACCCGTCCGCACTCCTTTTGGATCGTCGCCGACGCCGATCGCAATCGGGCAGATATCCGCTCCCGCCACGACGTCCATCTGATGGTGACCGTCCGGGACACCGAGACCGGGACGTTCGTTCCGGCGTCGGTTCGGACGGCGATCCGGACGCGGAACGACGGTACCGACGCCAGCGATGACACCGCCACGGTTGACGAGCGGTCGCTCTGGCCGATGCTCTCCCAGCGGATGGGGCCCCACTACGGCGACAACGTTCCGCTCGAGGGCGACGGCCAGTATACGGCGACGATCCGAATCGGGGCGACGACCACGGACACGATCGGCGGCGTCGCCGACGGCCTCGGGGCCGAGACGAGCGTCGAGATCGACTTCGCATTCGAGACCGACGCGATCGACGATATCGAGCGCCGGTTGATCGACGAGGACGAGGGCCGCGGCGAGGCCGACGCGCTCGAGCCGATGGATCACGCCGTCGGCGCGGAGAACAGTGACAAGCGCGATCGGGAATCAGCAGCAATACTCGGCCGCGCGACGAGTGGCGACGTCGAGTACGCCGCGACGCTCCTCGACGCGGATCGAGCCCGAACCGACCGGCCGGCGCTCGCGGTGACGGCGCGAACGGCCCACAACGCGTATCCACTCCCCTTCGCCTCGCTCTCAGCGGCGGTCTCCCGAGGCGGCGACCGAGTCGCGAGCGCACACCTCGAGGAGACGATCGACGCCATGCTCGGTCACTGCTACCGGACGGCCGTCGATCCGTCCCTCCTCGACGGCGGCGACGGGCTCGCGATCGACCTCGAGACGCCGCCGCAGGTAGCGCGCCACGAGGGGTACGAAACCGCGTTTCTCGAGGGCGATTCGGTGACGATGGCGCTGGACGCCTAA
- a CDS encoding DUF2103 domain-containing protein has translation MECRHCASPLEKPGDFCLVCREANTEAIVLEAARERATLTMLAADGDGGDGDDGPARRDDDPILGETTITTMPEDGENEVVELRNFAGLIGDEIRRKRPEEVYAGGDRAVIQAVREDIHHQFYRVEDEDPVDAVLERRGNRALDVVQTPPAEKIGGSHSTLIGGRTGMRAIRTVAGHPHVKKVIPGPIDAGGKGSQSGLRAKVTRADDGGNVRMLLRDGSSVQENRVVTTARDREMGERIREDLNEVLTDAEFQ, from the coding sequence ATGGAGTGTCGCCACTGTGCATCGCCGCTCGAGAAACCCGGCGATTTCTGTCTCGTCTGCCGGGAAGCCAACACGGAAGCGATCGTCCTCGAGGCGGCACGCGAACGCGCGACACTGACGATGCTCGCGGCCGACGGTGACGGCGGTGACGGCGACGACGGACCGGCGAGACGGGACGACGATCCGATTCTGGGCGAGACGACGATCACTACAATGCCCGAAGACGGCGAGAACGAGGTCGTCGAACTCCGGAACTTCGCGGGGTTGATCGGTGACGAAATCCGCCGGAAACGACCCGAAGAGGTCTACGCCGGCGGCGATCGGGCGGTGATCCAGGCCGTTCGCGAGGACATCCACCACCAGTTCTACCGCGTCGAGGACGAGGATCCCGTCGACGCCGTCCTCGAGCGACGGGGCAACCGCGCGCTGGACGTCGTCCAGACGCCGCCCGCCGAAAAGATCGGCGGCAGCCACTCGACGCTGATCGGCGGCCGGACGGGGATGCGGGCGATCCGAACCGTCGCCGGCCACCCCCACGTCAAGAAGGTCATTCCGGGTCCGATCGACGCCGGCGGGAAGGGCTCCCAATCGGGGCTTCGCGCAAAAGTTACCCGCGCCGACGACGGCGGCAACGTTCGCATGCTCCTGCGAGACGGCTCGAGCGTCCAGGAGAACCGGGTCGTCACGACCGCGCGCGATCGGGAGATGGGCGAGCGGATCCGCGAGGACCTCAACGAAGTGCTGACGGACGCCGAGTTCCAGTAG
- a CDS encoding MarR family transcriptional regulator — translation MSASESLRQEPEERGTWDDVRELPPSAKLVAKVLEYNDTMTQQQIADETLLPSRTVRYALNRLEEENVIDSRFSFSDARKRLYSLEIES, via the coding sequence ATGAGCGCTTCAGAATCGCTTCGACAGGAGCCCGAGGAGCGGGGAACGTGGGACGACGTCAGAGAGCTTCCGCCGAGTGCCAAACTCGTCGCGAAGGTCCTCGAGTACAACGACACGATGACCCAACAGCAGATCGCCGACGAGACGCTGCTGCCCTCCCGAACGGTGCGGTACGCCCTGAACCGCCTCGAGGAGGAGAACGTCATCGACTCCCGGTTCTCGTTTTCCGACGCCCGCAAGCGTCTGTACAGCCTCGAGATCGAATCCTAA
- a CDS encoding zinc ribbon domain-containing protein — translation MRRTSARSTRLQREIDELVARGWTIEEEAPDHVVMIDREFGSVVSHLLVAILTFWFSMGVGNVVWGAYNYVANSRRRVLWEDGQDCPNCGASASPDAAYCPDCGEELSSGRDSSATVVCPDCEAAVDTGSRYCPNCGTKLADAVGERTDAVDSGASTVDDRTDTFDTGS, via the coding sequence ATGCGCAGAACATCCGCGCGAAGTACGCGACTGCAACGGGAGATCGACGAGCTCGTCGCCCGGGGGTGGACGATCGAGGAGGAGGCGCCCGACCACGTGGTGATGATCGACCGGGAGTTCGGGTCGGTGGTCTCGCACCTGCTGGTCGCGATCCTGACGTTCTGGTTCTCGATGGGCGTCGGAAACGTCGTCTGGGGTGCCTACAACTACGTCGCGAACTCCCGGCGGCGCGTCCTCTGGGAGGACGGCCAAGACTGTCCGAACTGCGGCGCCAGCGCCTCGCCGGACGCCGCCTACTGCCCGGACTGCGGCGAGGAACTCTCGAGCGGACGCGACTCGAGCGCCACCGTCGTCTGTCCCGACTGCGAGGCCGCCGTCGACACGGGATCGCGGTACTGTCCGAACTGCGGGACGAAACTCGCCGACGCGGTCGGAGAGAGGACCGACGCGGTCGACAGTGGGGCCAGCACGGTCGACGACAGGACTGACACGTTCGACACCGGTTCCTGA
- the pth2 gene encoding peptidyl-tRNA hydrolase Pth2 produces the protein MKQAIVARTDIGMGQGKLAAQVAHASLSAYEKADEQLRNQWKQGGQKKVVLKGESERQLHELAAIADSEGVPNATVRDAGHTQLEPGTVTALAVGPAGDDRVDSVTGELSLF, from the coding sequence ATGAAACAGGCCATCGTCGCCCGCACGGACATCGGCATGGGACAGGGAAAACTCGCCGCGCAGGTCGCCCACGCGTCGCTGTCGGCCTACGAAAAGGCGGACGAACAGCTTCGAAATCAGTGGAAACAGGGCGGGCAGAAGAAGGTCGTCCTGAAAGGCGAGAGCGAGCGCCAACTCCACGAGCTCGCCGCGATCGCCGACAGCGAGGGCGTCCCCAACGCGACCGTGCGGGACGCGGGCCACACGCAACTCGAGCCCGGAACGGTCACGGCGCTGGCCGTCGGTCCGGCGGGAGATGACCGCGTCGACAGCGTCACGGGCGAACTCTCCCTATTCTGA